From a region of the Carettochelys insculpta isolate YL-2023 chromosome 29, ASM3395843v1, whole genome shotgun sequence genome:
- the ITGA7 gene encoding integrin alpha-7 isoform X3 → MGGGLGSALCCLGLGLQLLAGAAFNLDGTHTLLKDGPEGSLFGFSVALHRQLRPEPASWLLVGAPQAPALPDQGANRTGGLYACPLTPEIRDCWRVPIDQGVDLRKESKENQWLGVSVRSQGAGGKVLTCAHLYEARHRVGQPLETRDVIGRCYVLSQDLSVSEELDGGEWKFCEGRPQGHDRFGSCQQGLAAGFTADRHYVLFGAPGTYNWKGDLRVELFNQSSLELGAFDDGPYEAGGEKDQNPSLIPVPANSYLGLLFVTNVHSADPDQLVYKTAEPGERLPGTVGDVAQNSYLGFSVDSGEGLTRQGQLSFVAGAPRANHTGAVVLLRRDNVNRLVPEAVLPGEQLSSAFGYALAVLDLNSDGWMDLVVGAPHLFDRQAEIGGAAYVYINQAGRWAGARPLRLNGTAHSMFGCALGALGDLNQDGFQDLAVGAPFDGAGKVYIYHGSSLGIVTRPAQVLDGEGVGVRTFGYSLSGGLDVDGNLYPDLLVGSLADSAVLYSVEVRACFSYTASPASYSPRVMLAYTLDADVDRQKLGQAPRVVFLGRQPADPEHQFTDVVELTHPRTPVCVKATFQLQDSIRDKLRPITVVLTYGIKHARSKRQGLATTLPPLLPVLNPQLPNSQQAEVQFLKQGCGEDRVCQSNLQLQYQFCARVGDADFLPLPRDADGTAVFAMSDQKDVALEIQVTNLPSDPAAPQQDGDDAHEAQLTANFPAALPYAGVRSQEPWAPPGLEKQLCLPSPNGSSVHCELGNPMKRGTQVRFYLIVSTSGITLETQELALELLLSTISEQPGLQPVTARARVVIELPLSVTGLAVPQQLFFGGQVVGESAMHREAQVGSAVRYEVTVSNRGQSLDTLGSAFLNLMWPQEIANGKWLLYPLRLELAARPGQRVACSPAANPLGLALEGHGQGRSRREAEHLAVPSAGLWWQRSHAERRRNVTLDCARGTARCQIFHCPLPSFDRSAVLTAWGRLWNSTFLEEYPAVTSVELLVRANITVKSTIQNLVLKDAATQIPVTIYLDPSAAVAWGIPWWIILIAVLAGVLVLGLLVSILWKLGFFKRSRYPLAVVPQYQAVQIPREERQLGHQEKMGTIQKQWATDWSEGSPSSA, encoded by the exons ATGGGGGGCGGGCTGGGCTCCGCGCTCTGCTGCCTCGGCCtgggcctgcagctcctggcgGGCGCCGCCTTCaacctggacgggacccacacgCTGCTCAAGGACGGGCCCGAGGGCAGCTTGTTCGGCTTCTCAGTGGCTCTGCACCGCCAGCTGCGTCCCGAGCCCGCCAGCTG GCTGCTGGTGGGCGCCCCGCAGGCGCCGGCCCTCCCGGACCAGGGGGCGAACCGGACCGGTGGCCTCTACGCCTGCCCCCTGACGCCCGAGATCCGGGACTGCTGGCGCGTGCCCATCGACCAGGGAG TGGACCTGCGCAAGGAGAGCAAGGAGAACCAGTGGCTGGGGGTCAGCGTCCGGAGCCAGGGGGCAGGCGGCAAAGTCCTG acctgTGCCCACCTCTACGAGGCGCGGCACCGGGTGGGGCAGCCACTGGAGACGCGGGACGTCATCGGGCGGTGCTACGTGCTGAGCCAGGACCTGTCGGTGAGCGAGGAGCTTGACGGGGGCGAGTGGAAGTTCTGCGAGGGGCGGCCTCAGGGCCATGACCGCTTTGGCTCGTGCCAGCAGGGGCTGGCGGCCGGATTCACCGCCGACCGGCACTACGTGCTCTTTGGGGCGCCCGGCACCTACAACTGGAAGG GGGACCTGCGCGTGGAGCTCTTTAACCAGAGCTCGCTGGAGCTGGGTGCCTTCGACGACGGGCCCTACGAAGCTGGGGGCGAGAAGGACCAGAACCCCTCGCTCATCCCCGTGCCCGCCAACAGCTACCTCG ggctgctctttgTGACAAACGTCCATAGCGCAGACCCCGATCAGCTGGTGTATAAAACGGCAGAGCCCGGCGAGCGGCTGCCCGGCACCGTCGGCGACGTGGCCCAGAATAGCTACTTAG GCTTCTCGGTGGACTCGGGCGAGGGCCTGACGCGGCAGGGCCAGCTCAGCTTCGTGGCTGGGGCGCCGCGAGCCAACCACACGGGCGCCGTGGTGCTCCTGCGCCGGGACAACGTGAACCGTCTGGTGCCTGAGGCGGTGCTGCCCGGCGAGCAGCTCAGCTCCGCCTTCGGCTACGCCCTGGCCGTGCTGGACCTCAACAGCGACGG ctggatGGACCTGGTGGTGGGGGCGCCCCACCTCTTCGACCGGCAGGCGGAGATCGGGGGGGCGGCCTACGTCTACATTAACCAGGCGGGGCGCTGGGCGGGTGCCCGCCCCCTCCGCCTTAACGGCACCGCCCACTCCATGTTCGGCTGCGCCCTCGGCGCCCTCGGCGACCTCAACCAGGACGGCTTCCAGG ACCTCGCCGTGGGAGCCCCGTTCGACGGTGCCGGCAAGGTGTACATCTACCACGGCAGCAGCCTGGGCATCGTCACCCGGCCTGcccag GTCCTGGACGGGGAAGGCGTCGGGGTCAGGACCTTTGGCTACTCCCTCTCCGGGGGTCTGGACGTGGACGGGAACCTCTACCCGGACCTGCTGGTCGGCTCCCTGGCGGACAGCGCTGTGCTGTACAG CGTGGAGGTGCGAGCCTGCTTCAGCTACACAGCCAGTCCAGCCAGCTACAGCCCCCGCGTGA tgCTCGCCTACACCTTGGACGCTGATGTGGACCGGCAGAAGTTGGGCCAGGCCCCCAGAGTCGTCTTCCTGGGCCGGCAGCCTGCAGACCCCGAGCACCAGTTCACCGATGTGGTTGAGCTGACCCACCCGCGCACCCCTGTCTGCGTCAAGGCCACTTTCCAGCTCCAG GACAGCATCCGGGACAAGCTCCGGCCCATCACCGTGGTACTCACGTACGGCATCAAGCACGCCCGCAGCAAGCGCCAGGGCCTGGCCACCACGTTGCCGCCGCTCCTGCCTGTGCTGAACCCCCAGCTGCCCAACAGCCAGCAGGCAGAG GTGCAGTTTTTGAAGCAGGGCTGCGGGGAGGACCGGGTCTGCCAGAGCAACCTGCAGCTGCAGTACCAGTTCTGTGCCCGCGTGGGGGACGCcgacttcctgcccctgccccg GGACGCGGACGGCACAGCTGTCTTCGCCATGAGCGACCAGAAGGACGTGGCCCTGGAGATCCAGGTCACCAACCTGCCCTCAGACCCAGCGGCACCACAGCAGGATGGGGACGACGCCCACGAGGCCCAGCTGACAGCCAACTTCCCTGCGGCCCTGCCCTACGCCGGGGTCCggtcccaggagccctgggctccgcCTGGCCTG GAGAagcagctctgcctccccagcccgaaCGGCTCCAGTGTGCACTGCGAGCTGGGGAACCCCATGAAACGGGGCACTCAG gtGCGGTTCTATCTCATTGTCAGCACCTCGGGCATCACCCTGGAGACCCAGGAGCtggcgctggagctgctgctgagcac GATCAGCGAGcagccggggctgcagccagtgacGGCACGGGCCAGGGTGGTCATTGAGCTGCCCCTCTCGGTCACAGG cctggCCGTCCCGCAGCAGCTCTTCTTCGGGGGCCAGGTGGTGGGCGAAAGTGCCATGCACCGGGAGGCCCAGGTGGGCAGCGCCGTGCGGTACGAGGTGACG GTCTCCAACCGGGGCCAGTCGCTGGACACGCTGGGCTCGGCCTTCCTCAACCTCATGTGGCCCCAGGAGATCGCCAACGGCAAATGGCTGCTTTACCCGCTGCGCCTGGAGCTGGCGGCCCGGCCGGGACAGCGCGTGGCCTGCAGCCCGGCAGCCAACCCCCTGGGGCTGGCACTG GAGGGCCacgggcagggcaggagcaggcggGAGGCGGAGCACCTGGCGGTGCCCAGCGCGGGGCTCTGGTGGCAGCGCAGCCACGCCGAGCGGAGGAGGAACGTCACACTG GACTGCGCCCGGGGCACCGCCCGCTGCCAGATCTTCCATTGTCCCCTCCCCAGCTTCGACCGCTCGGCCGTGCTGACTGCCTGGGGCCGCCTGTGGAACAGCACCTTCCTGGAG gAGTACCCAGCTGTGACCTCTGTGGAGCTGCTCGTCCGCGCCAACATCACTGTCAAATCCACCATCCAGAACCTGGTGCTAAAGGACGCCGCCACCCAG ATCCCTGTGACCATCTACCTGGACCCGAGTGCAGCAGTGGCCTGGGGCATCCCCTGGTGGATCATCCTGATTGCGGTGCTGGCTGGggtcctggtgctggggctgctggtctcCATCCTGTGGAAg CTGGGCTTCTTCAAGCGCAGCCGCTACCCGCTGGCCGTGGTGCCGCAGTACCAGGCGGTCCAGATCCCACGGGAGGAGCGCCAGCTGGGCCACCAGGAGAAGATGGGCACCATCCAGAAGCAGTGGGCGACGGACTGGAGTGAGGGCAGCCCCAGCTCGGCCtag
- the ITGA7 gene encoding integrin alpha-7 isoform X5, with the protein MGGGLGSALCCLGLGLQLLAGAAFNLDGTHTLLKDGPEGSLFGFSVALHRQLRPEPASWLLVGAPQAPALPDQGANRTGGLYACPLTPEIRDCWRVPIDQGVDLRKESKENQWLGVSVRSQGAGGKVLTCAHLYEARHRVGQPLETRDVIGRCYVLSQDLSVSEELDGGEWKFCEGRPQGHDRFGSCQQGLAAGFTADRHYVLFGAPGTYNWKGLLFVTNVHSADPDQLVYKTAEPGERLPGTVGDVAQNSYLGFSVDSGEGLTRQGQLSFVAGAPRANHTGAVVLLRRDNVNRLVPEAVLPGEQLSSAFGYALAVLDLNSDGWMDLVVGAPHLFDRQAEIGGAAYVYINQAGRWAGARPLRLNGTAHSMFGCALGALGDLNQDGFQDLAVGAPFDGAGKVYIYHGSSLGIVTRPAQVLDGEGVGVRTFGYSLSGGLDVDGNLYPDLLVGSLADSAVLYRAQPVIHISKNVSVYPQHIDLESRNCPSSQGICVEVRACFSYTASPASYSPRVMLAYTLDADVDRQKLGQAPRVVFLGRQPADPEHQFTDVVELTHPRTPVCVKATFQLQDSIRDKLRPITVVLTYGIKHARSKRQGLATTLPPLLPVLNPQLPNSQQAEVQFLKQGCGEDRVCQSNLQLQYQFCARVGDADFLPLPRDADGTAVFAMSDQKDVALEIQVTNLPSDPAAPQQDGDDAHEAQLTANFPAALPYAGVRSQEPWAPPGLEKQLCLPSPNGSSVHCELGNPMKRGTQVRFYLIVSTSGITLETQELALELLLSTISEQPGLQPVTARARVVIELPLSVTGLAVPQQLFFGGQVVGESAMHREAQVGSAVRYEVTVSNRGQSLDTLGSAFLNLMWPQEIANGKWLLYPLRLELAARPGQRVACSPAANPLGLALEGHGQGRSRREAEHLAVPSAGLWWQRSHAERRRNVTLDCARGTARCQIFHCPLPSFDRSAVLTAWGRLWNSTFLEEYPAVTSVELLVRANITVKSTIQNLVLKDAATQIPVTIYLDPSAAVAWGIPWWIILIAVLAGVLVLGLLVSILWKLGFFKRSRYPLAVVPQYQAVQIPREERQLGHQEKMGTIQKQWATDWSEGSPSSA; encoded by the exons ATGGGGGGCGGGCTGGGCTCCGCGCTCTGCTGCCTCGGCCtgggcctgcagctcctggcgGGCGCCGCCTTCaacctggacgggacccacacgCTGCTCAAGGACGGGCCCGAGGGCAGCTTGTTCGGCTTCTCAGTGGCTCTGCACCGCCAGCTGCGTCCCGAGCCCGCCAGCTG GCTGCTGGTGGGCGCCCCGCAGGCGCCGGCCCTCCCGGACCAGGGGGCGAACCGGACCGGTGGCCTCTACGCCTGCCCCCTGACGCCCGAGATCCGGGACTGCTGGCGCGTGCCCATCGACCAGGGAG TGGACCTGCGCAAGGAGAGCAAGGAGAACCAGTGGCTGGGGGTCAGCGTCCGGAGCCAGGGGGCAGGCGGCAAAGTCCTG acctgTGCCCACCTCTACGAGGCGCGGCACCGGGTGGGGCAGCCACTGGAGACGCGGGACGTCATCGGGCGGTGCTACGTGCTGAGCCAGGACCTGTCGGTGAGCGAGGAGCTTGACGGGGGCGAGTGGAAGTTCTGCGAGGGGCGGCCTCAGGGCCATGACCGCTTTGGCTCGTGCCAGCAGGGGCTGGCGGCCGGATTCACCGCCGACCGGCACTACGTGCTCTTTGGGGCGCCCGGCACCTACAACTGGAAGG ggctgctctttgTGACAAACGTCCATAGCGCAGACCCCGATCAGCTGGTGTATAAAACGGCAGAGCCCGGCGAGCGGCTGCCCGGCACCGTCGGCGACGTGGCCCAGAATAGCTACTTAG GCTTCTCGGTGGACTCGGGCGAGGGCCTGACGCGGCAGGGCCAGCTCAGCTTCGTGGCTGGGGCGCCGCGAGCCAACCACACGGGCGCCGTGGTGCTCCTGCGCCGGGACAACGTGAACCGTCTGGTGCCTGAGGCGGTGCTGCCCGGCGAGCAGCTCAGCTCCGCCTTCGGCTACGCCCTGGCCGTGCTGGACCTCAACAGCGACGG ctggatGGACCTGGTGGTGGGGGCGCCCCACCTCTTCGACCGGCAGGCGGAGATCGGGGGGGCGGCCTACGTCTACATTAACCAGGCGGGGCGCTGGGCGGGTGCCCGCCCCCTCCGCCTTAACGGCACCGCCCACTCCATGTTCGGCTGCGCCCTCGGCGCCCTCGGCGACCTCAACCAGGACGGCTTCCAGG ACCTCGCCGTGGGAGCCCCGTTCGACGGTGCCGGCAAGGTGTACATCTACCACGGCAGCAGCCTGGGCATCGTCACCCGGCCTGcccag GTCCTGGACGGGGAAGGCGTCGGGGTCAGGACCTTTGGCTACTCCCTCTCCGGGGGTCTGGACGTGGACGGGAACCTCTACCCGGACCTGCTGGTCGGCTCCCTGGCGGACAGCGCTGTGCTGTACAG AGCACAGCCTGTCATCCACATCTCCAAGAACGTCTCCGTCTACCCCCAGCACATTGACCTGGAGAGCAGAAACTGCCCCAGCTCACAGGGCATCTG CGTGGAGGTGCGAGCCTGCTTCAGCTACACAGCCAGTCCAGCCAGCTACAGCCCCCGCGTGA tgCTCGCCTACACCTTGGACGCTGATGTGGACCGGCAGAAGTTGGGCCAGGCCCCCAGAGTCGTCTTCCTGGGCCGGCAGCCTGCAGACCCCGAGCACCAGTTCACCGATGTGGTTGAGCTGACCCACCCGCGCACCCCTGTCTGCGTCAAGGCCACTTTCCAGCTCCAG GACAGCATCCGGGACAAGCTCCGGCCCATCACCGTGGTACTCACGTACGGCATCAAGCACGCCCGCAGCAAGCGCCAGGGCCTGGCCACCACGTTGCCGCCGCTCCTGCCTGTGCTGAACCCCCAGCTGCCCAACAGCCAGCAGGCAGAG GTGCAGTTTTTGAAGCAGGGCTGCGGGGAGGACCGGGTCTGCCAGAGCAACCTGCAGCTGCAGTACCAGTTCTGTGCCCGCGTGGGGGACGCcgacttcctgcccctgccccg GGACGCGGACGGCACAGCTGTCTTCGCCATGAGCGACCAGAAGGACGTGGCCCTGGAGATCCAGGTCACCAACCTGCCCTCAGACCCAGCGGCACCACAGCAGGATGGGGACGACGCCCACGAGGCCCAGCTGACAGCCAACTTCCCTGCGGCCCTGCCCTACGCCGGGGTCCggtcccaggagccctgggctccgcCTGGCCTG GAGAagcagctctgcctccccagcccgaaCGGCTCCAGTGTGCACTGCGAGCTGGGGAACCCCATGAAACGGGGCACTCAG gtGCGGTTCTATCTCATTGTCAGCACCTCGGGCATCACCCTGGAGACCCAGGAGCtggcgctggagctgctgctgagcac GATCAGCGAGcagccggggctgcagccagtgacGGCACGGGCCAGGGTGGTCATTGAGCTGCCCCTCTCGGTCACAGG cctggCCGTCCCGCAGCAGCTCTTCTTCGGGGGCCAGGTGGTGGGCGAAAGTGCCATGCACCGGGAGGCCCAGGTGGGCAGCGCCGTGCGGTACGAGGTGACG GTCTCCAACCGGGGCCAGTCGCTGGACACGCTGGGCTCGGCCTTCCTCAACCTCATGTGGCCCCAGGAGATCGCCAACGGCAAATGGCTGCTTTACCCGCTGCGCCTGGAGCTGGCGGCCCGGCCGGGACAGCGCGTGGCCTGCAGCCCGGCAGCCAACCCCCTGGGGCTGGCACTG GAGGGCCacgggcagggcaggagcaggcggGAGGCGGAGCACCTGGCGGTGCCCAGCGCGGGGCTCTGGTGGCAGCGCAGCCACGCCGAGCGGAGGAGGAACGTCACACTG GACTGCGCCCGGGGCACCGCCCGCTGCCAGATCTTCCATTGTCCCCTCCCCAGCTTCGACCGCTCGGCCGTGCTGACTGCCTGGGGCCGCCTGTGGAACAGCACCTTCCTGGAG gAGTACCCAGCTGTGACCTCTGTGGAGCTGCTCGTCCGCGCCAACATCACTGTCAAATCCACCATCCAGAACCTGGTGCTAAAGGACGCCGCCACCCAG ATCCCTGTGACCATCTACCTGGACCCGAGTGCAGCAGTGGCCTGGGGCATCCCCTGGTGGATCATCCTGATTGCGGTGCTGGCTGGggtcctggtgctggggctgctggtctcCATCCTGTGGAAg CTGGGCTTCTTCAAGCGCAGCCGCTACCCGCTGGCCGTGGTGCCGCAGTACCAGGCGGTCCAGATCCCACGGGAGGAGCGCCAGCTGGGCCACCAGGAGAAGATGGGCACCATCCAGAAGCAGTGGGCGACGGACTGGAGTGAGGGCAGCCCCAGCTCGGCCtag
- the ITGA7 gene encoding integrin alpha-7 isoform X4, producing MGGGLGSALCCLGLGLQLLAGAAFNLDGTHTLLKDGPEGSLFGFSVALHRQLRPEPASWLLVGAPQAPALPDQGANRTGGLYACPLTPEIRDCWRVPIDQGVDLRKESKENQWLGVSVRSQGAGGKVLTCAHLYEARHRVGQPLETRDVIGRCYVLSQDLSVSEELDGGEWKFCEGRPQGHDRFGSCQQGLAAGFTADRHYVLFGAPGTYNWKGDLRVELFNQSSLELGAFDDGPYEAGGEKDQNPSLIPVPANSYLGFSVDSGEGLTRQGQLSFVAGAPRANHTGAVVLLRRDNVNRLVPEAVLPGEQLSSAFGYALAVLDLNSDGWMDLVVGAPHLFDRQAEIGGAAYVYINQAGRWAGARPLRLNGTAHSMFGCALGALGDLNQDGFQDLAVGAPFDGAGKVYIYHGSSLGIVTRPAQVLDGEGVGVRTFGYSLSGGLDVDGNLYPDLLVGSLADSAVLYRAQPVIHISKNVSVYPQHIDLESRNCPSSQGICVEVRACFSYTASPASYSPRVMLAYTLDADVDRQKLGQAPRVVFLGRQPADPEHQFTDVVELTHPRTPVCVKATFQLQDSIRDKLRPITVVLTYGIKHARSKRQGLATTLPPLLPVLNPQLPNSQQAEVQFLKQGCGEDRVCQSNLQLQYQFCARVGDADFLPLPRDADGTAVFAMSDQKDVALEIQVTNLPSDPAAPQQDGDDAHEAQLTANFPAALPYAGVRSQEPWAPPGLEKQLCLPSPNGSSVHCELGNPMKRGTQVRFYLIVSTSGITLETQELALELLLSTISEQPGLQPVTARARVVIELPLSVTGLAVPQQLFFGGQVVGESAMHREAQVGSAVRYEVTVSNRGQSLDTLGSAFLNLMWPQEIANGKWLLYPLRLELAARPGQRVACSPAANPLGLALEGHGQGRSRREAEHLAVPSAGLWWQRSHAERRRNVTLDCARGTARCQIFHCPLPSFDRSAVLTAWGRLWNSTFLEEYPAVTSVELLVRANITVKSTIQNLVLKDAATQIPVTIYLDPSAAVAWGIPWWIILIAVLAGVLVLGLLVSILWKLGFFKRSRYPLAVVPQYQAVQIPREERQLGHQEKMGTIQKQWATDWSEGSPSSA from the exons ATGGGGGGCGGGCTGGGCTCCGCGCTCTGCTGCCTCGGCCtgggcctgcagctcctggcgGGCGCCGCCTTCaacctggacgggacccacacgCTGCTCAAGGACGGGCCCGAGGGCAGCTTGTTCGGCTTCTCAGTGGCTCTGCACCGCCAGCTGCGTCCCGAGCCCGCCAGCTG GCTGCTGGTGGGCGCCCCGCAGGCGCCGGCCCTCCCGGACCAGGGGGCGAACCGGACCGGTGGCCTCTACGCCTGCCCCCTGACGCCCGAGATCCGGGACTGCTGGCGCGTGCCCATCGACCAGGGAG TGGACCTGCGCAAGGAGAGCAAGGAGAACCAGTGGCTGGGGGTCAGCGTCCGGAGCCAGGGGGCAGGCGGCAAAGTCCTG acctgTGCCCACCTCTACGAGGCGCGGCACCGGGTGGGGCAGCCACTGGAGACGCGGGACGTCATCGGGCGGTGCTACGTGCTGAGCCAGGACCTGTCGGTGAGCGAGGAGCTTGACGGGGGCGAGTGGAAGTTCTGCGAGGGGCGGCCTCAGGGCCATGACCGCTTTGGCTCGTGCCAGCAGGGGCTGGCGGCCGGATTCACCGCCGACCGGCACTACGTGCTCTTTGGGGCGCCCGGCACCTACAACTGGAAGG GGGACCTGCGCGTGGAGCTCTTTAACCAGAGCTCGCTGGAGCTGGGTGCCTTCGACGACGGGCCCTACGAAGCTGGGGGCGAGAAGGACCAGAACCCCTCGCTCATCCCCGTGCCCGCCAACAGCTACCTCG GCTTCTCGGTGGACTCGGGCGAGGGCCTGACGCGGCAGGGCCAGCTCAGCTTCGTGGCTGGGGCGCCGCGAGCCAACCACACGGGCGCCGTGGTGCTCCTGCGCCGGGACAACGTGAACCGTCTGGTGCCTGAGGCGGTGCTGCCCGGCGAGCAGCTCAGCTCCGCCTTCGGCTACGCCCTGGCCGTGCTGGACCTCAACAGCGACGG ctggatGGACCTGGTGGTGGGGGCGCCCCACCTCTTCGACCGGCAGGCGGAGATCGGGGGGGCGGCCTACGTCTACATTAACCAGGCGGGGCGCTGGGCGGGTGCCCGCCCCCTCCGCCTTAACGGCACCGCCCACTCCATGTTCGGCTGCGCCCTCGGCGCCCTCGGCGACCTCAACCAGGACGGCTTCCAGG ACCTCGCCGTGGGAGCCCCGTTCGACGGTGCCGGCAAGGTGTACATCTACCACGGCAGCAGCCTGGGCATCGTCACCCGGCCTGcccag GTCCTGGACGGGGAAGGCGTCGGGGTCAGGACCTTTGGCTACTCCCTCTCCGGGGGTCTGGACGTGGACGGGAACCTCTACCCGGACCTGCTGGTCGGCTCCCTGGCGGACAGCGCTGTGCTGTACAG AGCACAGCCTGTCATCCACATCTCCAAGAACGTCTCCGTCTACCCCCAGCACATTGACCTGGAGAGCAGAAACTGCCCCAGCTCACAGGGCATCTG CGTGGAGGTGCGAGCCTGCTTCAGCTACACAGCCAGTCCAGCCAGCTACAGCCCCCGCGTGA tgCTCGCCTACACCTTGGACGCTGATGTGGACCGGCAGAAGTTGGGCCAGGCCCCCAGAGTCGTCTTCCTGGGCCGGCAGCCTGCAGACCCCGAGCACCAGTTCACCGATGTGGTTGAGCTGACCCACCCGCGCACCCCTGTCTGCGTCAAGGCCACTTTCCAGCTCCAG GACAGCATCCGGGACAAGCTCCGGCCCATCACCGTGGTACTCACGTACGGCATCAAGCACGCCCGCAGCAAGCGCCAGGGCCTGGCCACCACGTTGCCGCCGCTCCTGCCTGTGCTGAACCCCCAGCTGCCCAACAGCCAGCAGGCAGAG GTGCAGTTTTTGAAGCAGGGCTGCGGGGAGGACCGGGTCTGCCAGAGCAACCTGCAGCTGCAGTACCAGTTCTGTGCCCGCGTGGGGGACGCcgacttcctgcccctgccccg GGACGCGGACGGCACAGCTGTCTTCGCCATGAGCGACCAGAAGGACGTGGCCCTGGAGATCCAGGTCACCAACCTGCCCTCAGACCCAGCGGCACCACAGCAGGATGGGGACGACGCCCACGAGGCCCAGCTGACAGCCAACTTCCCTGCGGCCCTGCCCTACGCCGGGGTCCggtcccaggagccctgggctccgcCTGGCCTG GAGAagcagctctgcctccccagcccgaaCGGCTCCAGTGTGCACTGCGAGCTGGGGAACCCCATGAAACGGGGCACTCAG gtGCGGTTCTATCTCATTGTCAGCACCTCGGGCATCACCCTGGAGACCCAGGAGCtggcgctggagctgctgctgagcac GATCAGCGAGcagccggggctgcagccagtgacGGCACGGGCCAGGGTGGTCATTGAGCTGCCCCTCTCGGTCACAGG cctggCCGTCCCGCAGCAGCTCTTCTTCGGGGGCCAGGTGGTGGGCGAAAGTGCCATGCACCGGGAGGCCCAGGTGGGCAGCGCCGTGCGGTACGAGGTGACG GTCTCCAACCGGGGCCAGTCGCTGGACACGCTGGGCTCGGCCTTCCTCAACCTCATGTGGCCCCAGGAGATCGCCAACGGCAAATGGCTGCTTTACCCGCTGCGCCTGGAGCTGGCGGCCCGGCCGGGACAGCGCGTGGCCTGCAGCCCGGCAGCCAACCCCCTGGGGCTGGCACTG GAGGGCCacgggcagggcaggagcaggcggGAGGCGGAGCACCTGGCGGTGCCCAGCGCGGGGCTCTGGTGGCAGCGCAGCCACGCCGAGCGGAGGAGGAACGTCACACTG GACTGCGCCCGGGGCACCGCCCGCTGCCAGATCTTCCATTGTCCCCTCCCCAGCTTCGACCGCTCGGCCGTGCTGACTGCCTGGGGCCGCCTGTGGAACAGCACCTTCCTGGAG gAGTACCCAGCTGTGACCTCTGTGGAGCTGCTCGTCCGCGCCAACATCACTGTCAAATCCACCATCCAGAACCTGGTGCTAAAGGACGCCGCCACCCAG ATCCCTGTGACCATCTACCTGGACCCGAGTGCAGCAGTGGCCTGGGGCATCCCCTGGTGGATCATCCTGATTGCGGTGCTGGCTGGggtcctggtgctggggctgctggtctcCATCCTGTGGAAg CTGGGCTTCTTCAAGCGCAGCCGCTACCCGCTGGCCGTGGTGCCGCAGTACCAGGCGGTCCAGATCCCACGGGAGGAGCGCCAGCTGGGCCACCAGGAGAAGATGGGCACCATCCAGAAGCAGTGGGCGACGGACTGGAGTGAGGGCAGCCCCAGCTCGGCCtag